One Setaria viridis chromosome 3, Setaria_viridis_v4.0, whole genome shotgun sequence DNA window includes the following coding sequences:
- the LOC117848978 gene encoding autophagy-related protein 18d — protein sequence MAHAAVAADDSTAVDTDDDNSFRLLSVSWNQDSSCFAAATTADFRVFSCAPFHEKLRRVHPDGGGYAVVEMLFRSNIFALVAAGEAGRHRVELWDDSQGQSVYDIPGIRSAVRSVRVSRAYLAVVLDRTVRVYRLTDPARPRWKIPTALNPRGLCCLSSHAGAPPVLACPGTARGQVRVEHLGTKEQAATRLVAAHSSDIACMAMTPDGAVLATASVKGTLVRVFSTMDGTCLQEVRRGRDQADIYSIALSPNVQWLAVCSDKGTLHVFSLRVRDVKKDTGGKQSAEASSVVQTNTASNARSSLSFMKGILPDYFSSEWSFAQFRLPETTRYVAAFGEQNTVMIIGMDGSFYRCSFDPVNGKEMVRKEYFRFLKDKDSPPIRTLTK from the exons ATGGCCCACGCCGCCGTAGCAGCCGACGACTCCACTGCCGTCGACACCGACGACGACAACAGCTTCCGGCTGCTGTCGGTCTCCTGGAACCAGGACAGCAGCTGCttcgcggcggcgacgaccgccGACTTCCGCGTCTTCAGCTGCGCCCCGTTCCACGAGAAGCTGCGCCGCGTCCACCCCGACGGTGGCGGGTACGCCGTCGTCGAGATGCTGTTCCGCAGCAACATCTTCGCgctggtcgccgccggcgaggccgggcgGCACAGGGTCGAGCTCTGGGACGACAGCCAGGGCCAGAGCGTCTACGACATCCCCGGCATCCGCTCCGCCGTCCGCTCCGTCCGGGTGTCGAGGGCCtacctcgccgtcgtcctcgaccGGACGGTCAGGGTCTACCGCCTGACCGACCCGGCGCGGCCGCGCTGGAAGATCCCGACGGCGCTCAACCCGCGGGGGCTCTGCTGCCTGTCCTCccacgccggcgcgccgccggtgcTGGCCTGCCCCGGGACGGCGCGCGGGCAGGTCCGCGTCGAGCACCTGGGGACGAAGGagcaggcggcgacgaggctCGTCGCCGCGCACAGCTCGGACATCGCGTGCATGGCGATGACCCCGGACGGGGCTGTCCTGGCCACGGCCAGCGTGAAGGGCACCCTCGTCAGGGTGTTCAGCACCATGGACGGGACTTGTTTGCAGGAG GTGCGCAGAGGGCGTGACCAAGCTGACATATATAGCATTGCGCTGTCGCCGAATGTGCAGTGGTTGGCGGTGTGCAGCGACAAAGGAACCCTGCATGTTTTCAGCCTGAGGGTTAGAGATGTGAAGAAAGATACAGGCGGCAAGCAATCTGCAGAGGCAAGTTCAGTCGTGCAAACAAACACTGCATCCAATGCAAGATCATCCTTGTCCTTCATGAAAG GGATTCTGCCGGATTACTTCAGCTCAGAATGGTCATTCGCCCAGTTCCGTCTACCAGAAACCACACGCTACGTTGCAGCATTTGGAGAACAAAACACCGTCATGATTATCGGGATGGATGGAAG TTTCTACAGATGCAGCTTTGACCCCGTAAATGGCAAGGAGATGGTGCGGAAGGAGTATTTCCGGTTTCTCAAAGATAAGGACTCTCCTCCAATTAGGACTTTAACAAAATGA
- the LOC117850582 gene encoding tryptophan aminotransferase-related protein 1, which translates to MAARETGGMAVRCAGRIGVAASVAVNLALLVMYIRRRYFGGSRSGEENTVEPSKGKPPVTPDSVVNLDHGDPTMYKKFWKGIGHRATIVIPGWQTMSYFSDLSGFCWFVEPGFEREVRRLHRLVGNAVVEGYHLLVGTGSTQLFQAALYALSPAEDGKPMSVVSPAPYYSSYPSVTNYLNSGLYRWDGDANTFDGDTCIELVCSPNNPDGSIRKTTVKAKYGKTIHDFAYYWPQHTPITEAASHDIMLFTVSKCTGHAGTRLGWALVKDTEVAQKMIKFLELNTIGVSKDSQLRAAKILKAVCDGYELSPASEANRLFHFAQRKMAERWSRLRATVAASGIFSLPNELSGYCTFAKEIVAANPPFAWLRCHKDGVEDLEGFLRENKIMTRGGPKFGVDERVVRVSMLDTDEAFDVFINRVASLK; encoded by the exons ATGGCGGCGAGGGAGACCGGCGGGATGGCGGTGCGGTGCGCCGGGAGGATCGGGGTTGCGGCATCCGTGGCGGTGAACCTCGCCCTGCTCGTGATGTACATCCGCCGGCGCTACTTCGGCGGGAGCCGATCCGGCGAGGAGAACACGGTGGAGCCGTCCAAAGGCAAGCCGCCGGTCACCCCCGACTCTGTCGTGAACCTCGACCA TGGCGACCCGACTATGTACAAGAAATTCTGGAAGGGGATAGGACACCGTGCGACGATAGTGATCCCTGGATGGCAGACGATGAGCTACTTCTCCGACCTCAGCGGCTTCTGCTGGTTCGTCGAGCCCGGGTTCGAACGCGAggtgcgccgcctccaccgcctcgtCGGCAACGCCGTGGTCGAAGGGTACCACTTGCTCGTCGGGACCGGATCCACGCAGCTCTTCCAGGCTGCGCTCTATGCGCTCTCGCCTGCTGAAGATGGCAAGCCCATGAGCGTCGTCTCGCCCGCGCCTTACTACTCG TCCTACCCATCGGTGACTAACTACCTCAACTCCGGGCTCTACCGCTGGGATGGCGATGCCAATACGTTTGATGGCGACACCTGCATCGAGCTCGTCTGCTCACCGAACAACCCTGATGGCAGCATCCGAAAAACCACCGTCAAGGCCAAGTACGGGAAGACAATCCATGACTTCGCCTACTATTGGCCGCAGCACACCCCCATCACCGAGGCAGCTAGCCACGACATCATGCTGTTCACCGTTTCTAAGTGCACTGGACATGCTGGCACAAGGCTAGG GTGGGCGTTGGTGAAGGACACGGAGGTTGCCCAGAAAATGATCAAGTTCTTGGAGCTAAACACCATTGGTGTGTCCAAAGACTCGCAACTTCGTGCTGCAAAGATCCTGAAGGCTGTTTGTGATGGCTATGAGCTATCGCCCGCTAGCGAGGCAAACCGCCTCTTCCATTTTGCTCAGCGAAAAATGGCAGAACGCTGGAGCAGACTTCGTGCTACTGTGGCAGCCTCAGGCATCTTTAGCCTCCCAAATGAGCTCTCTGGGTACTGCACTTTTGCTAAGGAGATAGTGGCAGCCAATCCTC CATTTGCATGGCTCCGTTGCCACAAGGATGGTGTAGAAGACCTGGAGGGTTTTCTACGTGAAAACAAAATAATGACTCGAGGTGGACCAAAGTTTGGTGTGGATGAGAGGGTTGTGAGGGTCAGCATGCTTGATACAGATGAAGCCTTCGACGTGTTCATCAATCGTGTTGCCTCCTTAAAGTGA